In Lentibacillus amyloliquefaciens, one DNA window encodes the following:
- the kynU gene encoding kynureninase, which yields MNTDRKYADELDQQDKLSDFRNEFYTPDNTIYLDGNSLGLLSKRAEQAIHDMTESWKQFAINGWTEGDHPWYYLSENLGALTAPLIGAKPEEVVVTGSATTNLHQLTASFYNPVGSRTKILADTLNFPSDIYALKSQLKLQGYDPDGHLIQIKSKDGNMLETQDIVKAMTDDVALIVLPGVLYRSGQVLDMKTLTHEAHKRGIPIGFDLCHSIGSVPHKLSEWDVDFAFWCTYKHLNAGPGSVAGLYVNQQHFGHKPGLAGWFSSSKEKQFDMEHTLTPAHDAGAYQIGTPHLLSAAPLLGSLKMFREAGIENIRQKSLQLTQYLMDLVETELLEYDFKIANPTTASERGGHVYIEHPDAARICKALKADGVIPDFRKPNGIRLAPVALYNTFTDVWETIRILKTIMDEERFKHYENERGIIA from the coding sequence ATGAACACTGACCGAAAATATGCAGATGAATTGGACCAGCAGGATAAGTTGTCCGACTTCCGGAATGAATTTTATACACCCGATAACACGATTTACCTGGACGGCAACTCACTTGGGCTTCTGTCAAAACGAGCGGAGCAGGCTATCCATGACATGACAGAATCATGGAAGCAGTTTGCCATCAATGGATGGACAGAAGGTGATCATCCATGGTATTACTTGTCCGAAAATCTCGGTGCGCTGACTGCTCCATTAATCGGAGCCAAGCCTGAAGAAGTCGTTGTGACCGGATCGGCAACCACCAATCTGCATCAGCTGACCGCAAGTTTCTATAACCCTGTGGGAAGCAGAACAAAAATCCTGGCAGATACCTTAAACTTCCCTTCTGATATTTATGCTCTGAAAAGTCAGCTGAAACTGCAAGGATATGACCCGGATGGGCATCTTATCCAGATTAAAAGCAAAGATGGGAATATGCTGGAAACACAAGACATTGTTAAAGCGATGACAGATGATGTTGCGTTGATTGTGCTTCCCGGCGTCTTGTACCGAAGCGGCCAGGTGCTTGACATGAAAACCTTGACACATGAAGCACACAAACGCGGAATCCCCATCGGTTTTGATCTCTGCCATTCAATCGGATCGGTTCCGCATAAGCTGTCAGAATGGGACGTGGACTTTGCCTTCTGGTGCACATATAAACATTTGAATGCCGGCCCGGGCAGTGTCGCAGGACTATATGTCAATCAGCAGCACTTCGGCCATAAACCGGGTCTTGCCGGATGGTTCAGTTCATCGAAGGAAAAACAATTTGATATGGAACATACCCTGACACCTGCTCACGATGCAGGCGCCTATCAAATCGGCACACCGCACCTATTGAGTGCTGCACCACTATTGGGTTCTCTCAAAATGTTCCGGGAAGCGGGCATTGAAAACATACGGCAGAAATCACTTCAGCTCACCCAATATTTAATGGATCTGGTTGAAACAGAGCTTTTAGAATATGACTTTAAAATCGCTAATCCGACAACCGCATCCGAACGCGGCGGCCATGTCTATATCGAACATCCGGATGCTGCCCGTATTTGCAAAGCTCTGAAAGCAGATGGTGTGATCCCTGATTTCCGTAAACCAAACGGCATCCGTCTGGCACCTGTCGCGTTGTATAACACGTTTACTGACGTATGGGAGACCATCCGAATCCTGAAAACCATCATGGACGAAGAACGCTTTAAACACTACGAAAACGAAAGGGGTATCATTGCCTGA
- a CDS encoding acyl-CoA dehydrogenase family protein: MDFNFSEEQNMLRSTVRSFVDKEIMPYIADWDREGEFDPAIMQRLADLGLMGVCMPEQYGGTGMDYNSLAIVCEELERGDTAFRTAVSVHTGLNSMTLLQWGTEEQKQKYLVPQAKGEKVGAYGLTEPGAGSDVAALQSTAVKEGDHYILNGSKAWISLCDTADHFLVFAYTDKEKRHKGISAFIVERNWEGFDSKATKGKLGIRSGNTGEIFFDHVKVPEENLLGEEGEGFKIAMAALDNGRFTVAAGAVGQIRACLEASAQYANERETFGKPIGQHQLVQQMIAKMKAGLEMSSLLVYRAGELKNAGKRNTEETSMAKWQACDFANKAADDAVQIHGAYGYSDEYPVERYLRNSKAPVIYEGTREVHTLIQAGYALGYREDKPLNKMLPAWEGNQAKV; this comes from the coding sequence ATGGATTTTAATTTTTCAGAAGAACAAAATATGCTGCGCAGTACTGTCCGGAGTTTCGTGGACAAAGAAATTATGCCTTATATTGCCGATTGGGACCGGGAAGGAGAATTTGATCCGGCCATAATGCAGCGCCTTGCTGACCTTGGCCTGATGGGAGTCTGCATGCCGGAACAATATGGGGGAACCGGCATGGATTACAATTCATTAGCGATTGTCTGTGAAGAGCTGGAGCGCGGAGACACTGCATTTCGCACAGCCGTTTCCGTTCATACCGGTCTGAACAGCATGACGCTTTTGCAGTGGGGGACGGAAGAACAAAAGCAAAAATATCTTGTGCCCCAGGCAAAGGGTGAAAAAGTCGGTGCTTATGGCCTGACAGAGCCCGGTGCCGGATCCGACGTTGCCGCGCTTCAGTCAACTGCAGTTAAAGAAGGCGATCATTACATCCTGAACGGTTCAAAAGCATGGATTTCACTTTGCGACACAGCCGACCACTTCCTTGTATTTGCCTATACCGATAAAGAAAAACGTCATAAAGGCATCTCTGCTTTTATTGTCGAACGCAACTGGGAAGGATTTGATTCAAAAGCGACGAAAGGAAAACTGGGAATCCGCTCCGGCAACACGGGTGAAATCTTTTTCGATCATGTTAAAGTGCCGGAAGAAAATCTGCTTGGTGAAGAAGGGGAAGGTTTTAAAATCGCCATGGCTGCGCTTGATAATGGGCGCTTCACCGTCGCTGCGGGTGCTGTCGGTCAAATCCGTGCCTGCCTTGAAGCAAGTGCTCAATACGCAAATGAACGGGAAACTTTCGGCAAACCAATCGGCCAGCATCAGCTTGTCCAGCAAATGATCGCCAAGATGAAAGCCGGCCTTGAAATGAGCAGCCTGCTCGTCTATCGCGCCGGCGAACTGAAAAACGCAGGAAAACGAAATACGGAAGAAACGTCAATGGCCAAGTGGCAGGCGTGCGATTTTGCCAATAAAGCGGCTGATGATGCCGTGCAGATACACGGGGCCTATGGCTATTCCGATGAATACCCGGTTGAACGTTATTTGCGCAACTCGAAAGCACCGGTCATATACGAAGGAACCCGTGAAGTGCATACCCTAATCCAGGCAGGGTACGCTTTAGGCTATCGTGAAGACAAACCATTAAACAAAATGTTACCGGCATGGGAAGGCAACCAGGCAAAAGTCTAA
- a CDS encoding DUF3870 domain-containing protein: MNTVFIAGHARLPSGMAARSMYETLTITAEIDKKYGVIVTASCTLATEHGREFIHQLLRGHSLQDGVDEPAEAMKEHYLGKAGNALLSALYDLYRQYEQYRESLD, translated from the coding sequence ATGAATACGGTATTTATTGCAGGGCACGCGCGACTGCCATCCGGAATGGCTGCCAGAAGCATGTATGAAACACTCACCATAACAGCTGAAATCGATAAAAAATACGGCGTTATCGTTACCGCGAGTTGTACATTGGCAACAGAACACGGCAGGGAGTTTATTCACCAGCTTCTAAGAGGACACAGCCTGCAGGATGGGGTTGATGAGCCTGCTGAAGCGATGAAAGAACATTATTTGGGAAAAGCCGGCAATGCCCTTTTATCAGCGTTGTATGATTTGTACCGGCAATACGAACAATATAGGGAGAGTCTTGATTAG
- a CDS encoding saccharopine dehydrogenase family protein, translating into MKIGVLGSGLMGKEATRDLVASGGVTEVGLADIDIDAAQKVVNQLSSAKLTAYQVNAKDERELGNYMRQFDVIINALFYSFNETVAKTAIKTGVHSVDLGGHIGHVTDKVLDMKEDAQDAGVTLIPDLGVAPGMINILSGYGAGKLDKMEEIKLYVGGIPVNPEPPFEYNHVFSMEGVFDHYTDPALIVRDGVKQEIESLTEVERVHFEKFGPLEAFHTSGGTSTLSISYPNLKTLEYKTIRYPGHAEKFKLLVDLNLTRMDYSVDVNGEEINPREVLLKVLDPIVELGDKDDVVLLRVKVGGEKAGHKDTHVFEMTTYKDREHKVTAMARATANTISAVAQMIADGTIDKRGVYPPEQIVPGDIYIDEMAKRGVSIHEPSSNKKAHVTG; encoded by the coding sequence GTGAAAATAGGTGTGCTGGGATCTGGATTGATGGGCAAGGAAGCAACGCGGGATTTAGTGGCAAGTGGAGGTGTGACAGAGGTCGGGCTTGCTGATATCGATATTGATGCTGCGCAAAAAGTGGTTAATCAGCTCAGTTCCGCCAAACTGACGGCTTATCAGGTCAATGCAAAGGATGAACGGGAGCTTGGCAATTATATGCGGCAGTTTGACGTCATCATTAATGCGTTATTTTATTCATTTAACGAAACCGTCGCCAAAACTGCAATAAAAACCGGCGTTCATTCAGTTGATTTGGGAGGGCACATTGGTCATGTGACCGATAAAGTACTTGACATGAAAGAGGATGCTCAGGATGCAGGTGTAACGTTAATCCCGGATTTGGGTGTTGCACCGGGTATGATTAATATTCTATCAGGCTATGGAGCCGGCAAACTTGATAAAATGGAAGAAATTAAATTATATGTCGGGGGAATTCCGGTTAATCCGGAGCCGCCATTTGAATATAACCACGTCTTTTCGATGGAAGGTGTTTTTGACCATTATACTGATCCGGCACTGATTGTACGCGATGGTGTCAAACAGGAAATCGAATCGTTAACAGAAGTTGAGCGTGTTCATTTTGAAAAATTCGGTCCGCTGGAGGCATTTCATACTTCCGGCGGTACATCAACATTATCAATCTCGTACCCGAATCTTAAGACTCTGGAGTATAAAACGATTCGCTATCCCGGGCATGCAGAGAAATTCAAGCTTCTGGTGGACCTGAATTTGACACGGATGGATTATTCGGTTGATGTGAATGGTGAAGAAATCAATCCGCGTGAAGTCTTGCTTAAGGTGCTCGATCCAATTGTTGAATTGGGTGATAAAGATGATGTTGTTCTGCTGCGGGTGAAAGTAGGGGGCGAAAAGGCAGGACATAAGGATACACATGTGTTTGAAATGACGACTTATAAAGACCGCGAACATAAAGTTACGGCTATGGCACGGGCCACAGCAAACACAATTTCAGCCGTTGCGCAGATGATTGCTGATGGGACGATTGATAAGCGTGGTGTCTATCCGCCGGAGCAGATCGTCCCGGGTGATATCTATATTGACGAAATGGCAAAGCGGGGAGTCAGCATTCACGAACCTAGCAGCAATAAAAAAGCACATGTAACTGGCTGA
- a CDS encoding aldehyde dehydrogenase family protein produces MSKALLKTDNLQNFIDGEWVEKHESAPVINPANGKTIVDVPLSDEKDVSKAVEAAGKAQKEWALVPAPQRAEVLFKAGQMMKERKERLSQLLTMENGKVLEEARGEVQEGIDMAFYMAGEGRRLFGHTTPAELPNKFSMSQRAPVGVVGIITPWNFPIAIATWKSFPAIVAGNAVIWKPATETPIMAYELAKILEEAGLPKGIMNVVNGRGSAVGDAMVHHDDIRVISFTGSNETGRNIASECGKQLKKVSLEMGGKNAITVMDDADLNLAVEGIIWSAYGTSGQRCTAASRVIVHEDVKEKVEERLLVEIEKLAIGDGLDESNKVGPIINKAGLEKIEKYIQIGKEEGAKLMAGGYVLDDDKYAGGHYYAPTLFTDCTADMRISQEEIFGPVISLIPVKSFEEAIDVNNGVSFGLSSSIFTTDANRVFQAQRDLDTGIVYVNAGTTGAEIHLPFGGTKGTGNGHRDSGVQALDVFTEWKAVYIDYSGKLQRAQIDTE; encoded by the coding sequence ATGAGTAAAGCACTGCTGAAAACAGACAATCTGCAAAATTTTATTGACGGTGAATGGGTGGAGAAGCACGAATCGGCCCCGGTGATTAATCCGGCAAACGGCAAAACGATCGTGGACGTGCCCTTATCGGATGAAAAAGATGTCAGTAAAGCTGTTGAAGCTGCGGGAAAAGCGCAAAAAGAGTGGGCACTTGTTCCGGCGCCACAGCGAGCTGAAGTTTTGTTCAAAGCCGGTCAGATGATGAAAGAACGGAAAGAACGGCTTTCACAGCTTTTGACGATGGAAAATGGAAAAGTGCTGGAAGAAGCACGAGGTGAAGTTCAGGAAGGGATCGATATGGCATTTTACATGGCTGGCGAAGGACGCCGTCTATTCGGTCACACGACACCTGCAGAGCTGCCAAATAAGTTTTCCATGAGCCAGCGCGCGCCGGTAGGTGTTGTCGGCATTATCACACCATGGAACTTCCCGATTGCAATTGCCACCTGGAAGTCGTTCCCGGCGATTGTTGCGGGCAATGCGGTTATCTGGAAGCCGGCGACTGAAACGCCAATTATGGCATATGAACTGGCTAAGATTCTTGAAGAAGCGGGCTTGCCAAAAGGTATCATGAATGTTGTCAATGGCAGGGGGTCTGCTGTTGGTGATGCCATGGTGCATCATGACGATATCCGGGTCATTTCATTTACCGGGTCCAATGAAACCGGCCGCAATATCGCAAGCGAATGTGGCAAACAGCTGAAGAAAGTGTCGCTGGAAATGGGCGGCAAGAATGCGATTACCGTCATGGATGATGCTGATCTCAATCTGGCAGTGGAGGGCATTATTTGGAGTGCTTATGGAACGAGCGGTCAGCGGTGTACAGCAGCGAGCCGTGTCATCGTTCATGAAGATGTGAAAGAAAAGGTCGAGGAGCGGTTGCTTGTCGAAATTGAAAAACTGGCAATCGGTGACGGACTTGATGAATCAAATAAAGTTGGTCCAATCATTAATAAAGCCGGTCTTGAAAAGATAGAAAAGTATATTCAAATCGGTAAAGAGGAAGGCGCCAAATTAATGGCTGGCGGTTATGTGCTTGATGATGATAAATATGCAGGCGGCCATTATTACGCACCAACCTTGTTTACAGACTGCACGGCAGATATGCGCATCTCTCAGGAAGAGATATTCGGTCCGGTTATTTCATTGATTCCTGTGAAAAGTTTTGAAGAAGCGATCGACGTGAATAATGGTGTCTCTTTCGGTCTGTCAAGCTCGATCTTTACAACAGATGCCAATAGAGTTTTTCAAGCACAACGTGATCTGGATACCGGGATTGTTTACGTAAACGCCGGAACGACAGGGGCAGAAATCCACCTGCCATTTGGCGGTACAAAAGGAACCGGAAATGGTCATCGCGATTCAGGTGTGCAGGCACTCGATGTATTCACCGAATGGAAAGCTGTTTACATCGATTACAGTGGCAAACTTCAGCGGGCACAGATTGATACGGAGTAA
- a CDS encoding IclR family transcriptional regulator — MNQSVIKALKLLDYFSVDTPEWTLKEIAEKANLPKPTAYRLLSALESSDFLYKTKENEHDSKYRLGLKLLELGHIVSDQLEIRHIALPFMQQLAGDINEVVHLVIRNQDEATYIEKVDSRRALRLNTRVGKSSPLYLGSGPKMLLAHMPMKRQEEILENAELHHPVTEGMIDKQKLLQELHTIYEESFAFSIGEQDADTTGISYPIYDYRNQMIAALAVSGLSSHFEGENLEDLKRQTQLTAERISRKLGFREPVF, encoded by the coding sequence ATGAATCAAAGTGTGATCAAAGCATTAAAATTATTAGATTATTTCTCAGTCGATACACCCGAATGGACATTAAAGGAAATTGCCGAAAAAGCGAATCTTCCAAAACCGACTGCTTACAGGCTGTTATCGGCACTCGAATCGAGCGATTTTTTATATAAAACTAAAGAGAACGAGCACGACAGCAAATACCGATTGGGTCTTAAACTGCTGGAGCTTGGACATATTGTTTCCGATCAGCTGGAAATCCGGCATATTGCGCTCCCCTTTATGCAGCAGCTTGCCGGTGATATTAATGAGGTTGTCCATTTGGTTATAAGAAATCAGGATGAAGCCACATATATTGAGAAAGTGGACAGCAGAAGAGCACTAAGGCTGAATACCAGAGTTGGCAAAAGCTCTCCGCTGTATTTAGGGTCGGGTCCAAAGATGCTGTTAGCACATATGCCGATGAAGCGCCAGGAAGAAATCTTGGAGAATGCTGAATTGCATCATCCCGTAACTGAGGGTATGATAGATAAACAGAAATTACTTCAGGAATTGCACACGATTTATGAAGAAAGTTTCGCGTTCAGTATCGGTGAACAGGATGCTGATACAACAGGCATTTCTTACCCCATTTATGACTACAGGAATCAAATGATTGCGGCGCTTGCAGTAAGCGGACTGTCGAGTCATTTTGAAGGGGAAAATCTGGAGGATCTGAAGCGACAGACACAATTAACAGCTGAAAGAATTTCCCGAAAACTCGGCTTTCGGGAACCTGTCTTCTAG
- a CDS encoding LL-diaminopimelate aminotransferase encodes MSFVSNKVNDLPPYLFSEFQQKKKDLREKGVDVIDLGIGAPDLPTPDFIIDRLTEEARAPANHGYSTYSGIKEFREAVAHFYKRRYDVELDPETEVLAVIGSKEGIANLMQATVNPGEKVLVPDPGYPAYRTAVQLAGGISEQLPLDEANGYLPLYGHIDQASVNQAVLMLLNYPNNPTAATADYNTFLEAIAFAEKNQLLLVHDAAYDMLTFDGYEAPSVLQVPEAKACAVEFGSLSKNFNMTGWRIGYAVGNRKVIKALSALKSNIDSSQFIPVQKAAATALTSDYSAVDEHSKIYEERMETLYTSFRKLGIEADKPNGTIFFWAKVPDGFTSMSFAGKLLDEAGVIITPGNAFGSRGEGYFRVALTVSIDRLEEVIERMKQLNLEG; translated from the coding sequence ATGTCGTTTGTCTCCAATAAAGTGAACGATTTGCCGCCATATTTATTTTCCGAATTCCAGCAGAAGAAAAAAGATCTCCGGGAAAAAGGTGTAGATGTAATCGATTTGGGAATTGGTGCGCCGGATTTGCCGACACCTGATTTCATCATCGATCGTCTGACGGAAGAAGCACGGGCCCCTGCCAATCATGGTTATTCCACATACAGTGGCATAAAAGAATTCAGAGAAGCGGTGGCACACTTTTACAAAAGGCGGTACGATGTGGAATTGGACCCGGAGACAGAAGTGCTTGCTGTTATCGGGTCGAAAGAAGGAATTGCCAACCTGATGCAGGCAACCGTCAATCCGGGGGAGAAGGTTCTTGTGCCGGATCCGGGCTATCCGGCTTACAGGACAGCGGTTCAGTTAGCTGGCGGGATAAGTGAACAACTCCCGCTGGATGAGGCAAATGGGTATTTGCCGCTTTATGGCCATATTGATCAGGCTAGTGTTAATCAAGCAGTGTTAATGCTTTTGAATTATCCGAACAATCCGACTGCAGCGACTGCTGATTACAACACATTTTTGGAAGCGATTGCATTCGCAGAGAAAAATCAGCTGCTGCTTGTGCATGATGCCGCATATGACATGCTTACGTTTGACGGTTATGAAGCACCAAGCGTGCTGCAGGTTCCTGAGGCGAAAGCATGTGCAGTGGAATTCGGCTCATTGTCGAAAAACTTTAATATGACCGGTTGGCGGATTGGTTATGCGGTCGGTAACAGGAAAGTAATAAAGGCACTTTCAGCTCTTAAAAGCAACATCGACAGCAGTCAGTTTATCCCTGTTCAAAAAGCTGCGGCGACTGCTTTGACCAGTGATTATTCAGCAGTGGATGAACATAGTAAAATCTATGAGGAACGGATGGAAACGTTGTACACGTCTTTCAGAAAACTTGGCATTGAAGCAGACAAACCAAACGGGACCATCTTTTTTTGGGCGAAGGTACCGGATGGGTTTACATCAATGTCATTTGCCGGCAAATTGCTTGATGAAGCAGGCGTCATCATCACTCCGGGGAACGCGTTTGGCTCGCGGGGTGAGGGATACTTCAGGGTGGCACTTACGGTTTCAATCGATCGTTTGGAAGAGGTTATCGAACGGATGAAGCAGCTGAATTTGGAGGGGTGA
- the kynB gene encoding arylformamidase, producing the protein MTQTNWIDISQPLTQDMAHFPGDAPFDYSLTFTKAQTGSANVGQLTGSVHIGTHIDAPFHYDENGKTVDQLDVNMYIGNAVVLDVSHTERITADTLKPFDLKGASRVLLHTSLPNNPKRFPEQIPELDPSIADFLGEQGVVLLGVDIPSVDPPESKELPVHHALYRQNIFILENLMLDHVEPGQYELIALPLAINGADGSPVRAVLRPVNE; encoded by the coding sequence ATGACACAAACCAATTGGATCGATATTTCACAGCCGCTGACCCAAGACATGGCACACTTCCCGGGGGACGCGCCATTTGACTACTCACTGACATTCACAAAAGCACAAACCGGCTCAGCCAACGTCGGTCAACTAACCGGGAGCGTCCATATCGGCACCCATATTGACGCACCCTTTCACTACGATGAAAACGGGAAAACGGTTGATCAGTTGGATGTCAATATGTATATCGGCAATGCAGTCGTGCTTGATGTCAGCCATACCGAGAGAATCACGGCAGACACACTAAAGCCATTTGATTTAAAAGGGGCATCGCGTGTTTTATTGCACACGTCACTTCCAAATAATCCAAAACGTTTCCCTGAGCAAATACCTGAGCTGGATCCGAGTATCGCAGATTTTTTGGGCGAACAAGGGGTAGTCCTGCTTGGCGTCGACATCCCGTCCGTTGATCCGCCTGAAAGCAAGGAACTTCCGGTTCATCATGCACTGTACCGGCAGAATATTTTTATTCTGGAGAATTTAATGCTTGATCACGTCGAGCCCGGTCAATACGAACTGATTGCCCTGCCGCTAGCCATAAATGGTGCTGACGGCAGTCCGGTCCGTGCAGTTCTGCGGCCGGTCAATGAATAG